Proteins found in one Amphiura filiformis chromosome 14, Afil_fr2py, whole genome shotgun sequence genomic segment:
- the LOC140169567 gene encoding uncharacterized protein yields the protein MNLNSKTKPEEKGGKLTTVHKPARSCSTATKPALVCVFCDKEGHEISKCRGFCKVDLKQRKDFAMKQGLCFGCLRKGHMAKRCKDRLQCETCNKNHPTALHGDIREKKADPTLKEDSLAAIPSVSHHTSEHLSDRCSKSSMIVPVWISHCARPDKEQLIYALLDTQSDTTFMLDSSCDALGLDGPSVNLLLSTMSAKDLVVNSRKIAGLQVRGYDSDLRIPLPNAYTRQLIPANRSHIPTMEMTRKWPHLQSIAERLMPLTDCEVGLLIGYDCSRALAPREVILPAPDSDGPYGQRTDLGWGIVGIIDHQIDEDGNDPIGVSHRIIARESPPQLNRSSDVQISLRSTVKETINPFQVCQMMELDFSDRCSEQKSLSHDDRHFMEIVKDGVHMKDGHYVMPLPFKAKEVKMPNNRRQAWDRLTQLKKRLLSQAKLKENYTCFMQKIIDNGHAELVPPDQLSNPDVWYVPHHGVHAKKTDKLRVVFDCSARSKGVSLNDLLLQGPDLTNGLIGVLCRFRQEPIAVICDVEQMFHQFYVNAEHRDFLRFFWWENGNCDSPPLEYRMKVHLFGAVSSPGCANFGLKCVANDHEEECGSAAAKFERENFYVDDGLTSVPSVEEAIDLINNTRELCLRGGLRLHKFISNSKKVMAIIPPTDRAQGMKDLDLQNNDLPIERALGVQWCVKRIPSSSGSLYGTSL from the coding sequence ATGAATCTAAACAGTAAAACCAAACCTGAAGAGAAAGGAGGGAAGCTGACCACAGTTCACAAGCCAGCACGATCCTGCTCCACAGCCACGAAGCCAGCTCTGGTCTGTGTATTTTGTGACAAAGAAGGCCATGAGATCAGCAAGTGTAGGGGCTTCTGCAAAGTGGATCTTAAACAAAGGAAAGACTTTGCGATGAAACAAGGCCTGTGTTTCGGGTGCTTGCGAAAGGGTCATATGGCAAAACGCTGCAAGGATCGATTACAGTGTGAGACCTGTAATAAAAATCATCCAACTGCCCTCCATGGGGACATAAGAGAGAAGAAAGCTGATCCTACTCTAAAGGAAGATTCCCTGGCAGCTATTCCATCAGTTAGTCATCATACATCTGAACATTTAAGCGACAGATGCAGCAAAAGCTCAATGATTGTCCCAGTCTGGATCTCCCATTGTGCAAGACCAGATAAAGAGCAACTGATATATGCGTTGCTGGACACCCAGTCAGACACCACATTTATGTTAGATAGCAGCTGTGATGCTCTTGGACTGGATGGACCTAGTGTGAATCTGTTATTGTCAACCATGTCGGCAAAGGATCTGGTGGTGAACAGCCGTAAGATAGCTGGTTTGCAAGTGAGGGGTTATGATAGTGACTTACGGATTCCTCTTCCTAATGCATACACGAGACAACTAATCCCAGCCAATCGTTCACATATCCCTACCATGGAAATGACCAGAAAGTGGCCCCACCTACAGAGTATCGCAGAAAGATTGATGCCTCTGACTGATTGCGAGGTTGGGCTCCTGATAGGGTATGACTGTTCGAGAGCACTTGCACCGCGTGAGGTGATCCTTCCGGCTCCAGATTCTGATGGACCCTATGGACAAAGAACTGACCTCGGTTGGGGCATCGTGGGAATCATCGATCATCAGATTGATGAAGATGGAAATGATCCCATCGGCGTGAGTCACCGTATTATCGCTCGTGAAAGTCCTCCACAGTTGAACCGCTCTTCTGATGTACAAATCTCTCTAAGATCTACCGTCAAAGAAACCATCAACCCGTTCCAGGTGTGTCAGATGATGGAGTTAGATTTCTCTGACAGATGCAGTGAACAGAAGTCTCTTTCTCACGATGACAGACACTTCATGGAGATAGTCAAGGATGGAGTCCATATGAAGGATGGACATTATGTTATGCCCTTGCCTTTCAAAGCGAAAGAGGTGAAAATGCCAAACAACAGGAGACAGGCATGGGACAGATTAACACAATTAAAGAAACGTCTACTTAGTCAAGCCAAACTAAAAGAAAACTACACGTGCTTCATGCAAAAGATTATAGACAATGGACATGCAGAGCTGGTTCCACCTGATCAACTCAGTAACCCTGATGTGTGGTATGTGCCACATCATGGAGTCCACGCCAAGAAGACTGACAAGCTCCGAGTGGTCTTTGACTGTAGTGCACGATCCAAAGGAGTATCCCTGAACGACCTCCTCTTACAGGGCCCTGACCTCACAAATGGGTTGATTGGAGTGTTATGTCGCTTCCGCCAGGAACCTATAGCAGTGATATGTGATGTGGAACAAATGTTCCATCAGTTCTATGTGAATGCTGAACACAGGGATTTCCTGAGATTCTTCTGGTGGGAGAATGGAAATTGCGACTCACCGCCTTTGGAATATCGGATGAAGGTACACCTGTTTGGGGCTGTGTCATCTCCTGGATGCGCCAATTTTGGCCTGAAGTGTGTAGCAAATGACCATGAAGAGGAATGTGGATCTGCAGCAGCAAAATTCGAGAGGGAGAATTTTTATGTAGATGATGGTTTGACATCCGTGCCATCGGTTGAAGAGGCCATTGATTTGATCAACAACACCAGAGAACTGTGTCTTAGAGGTGGTTTAAGACTGCACAAGTTCATATCGAACTCAAAGAAAGTAATGGCCATCATACCACCTACAGACAGGGCACAAGGCATGAAGGATCTTGATCTACAGAATAATGATCTTCCCATAGAGAGAGCCTTGGGGGTCCAATGGTGTGTGAAGCGGATACCTTCCAGTTCCGGATCACTTTATGGGACCAGCCTTTGA
- the LOC140169568 gene encoding uncharacterized protein, whose amino-acid sequence MANCTKFKDLLKNRVRQGAQAGGQSGVGVGDLQRAERHVIRVVQLGAYREELEVIASMAQDTPDRVSAKRRNEGIKKTSSLYRLDPFVDSDGLLRVGGRIRRAEFAPELKHPVILPKGNHITTLLIRHYHEKVQHQGRGMTINALRASGYWITGASTAVSSVIHKCVKCRRLRSPCQQQKMSDLPEDRLEPVPPFTYSAVDYFGPFMIKEGQSELKRYAVLFTCMSCRAIHIETANSLTTDSFINALRNFLQSEAQ is encoded by the coding sequence ATGGCGAACTGCACCAAGTTCAAAGATCTTCTCAAGAATCGTGTCCGCCAGGGGGCGCAGGCCGGCGGGCAGTCGGGTGTTGGTGTTGGGGATCTCCAGCGAGCGGAGCGTCATGTCATCAGGGTAGTGCAGCTGGGGGCATACCGAGAGGAGTTGGAGGTGATTGCCTCCATGGCTCAGGACACTCCTGACAGAGTGAGTGCAAAGAGGCGCAATGAAGGTATCAAGAAGACCAGCTCTCTGTATCGTCTGGACCCTTTTGTAGACTCTGACGGACTCCTTAGAGTTGGTGGTCGAATAAGAAGGGCAGAGTTTGCACCTGAATTGAAGCATCCAGTAATTCTACCAAAGGGCAATCACATAACAACCCTCCTTATACGTCACTACCATGAGAAAGTCCAGCACCAAGGCCGTGGCATGACCATCAATGCACTTAGGGCTAGTGGATACTGGATCACAGGTGCTAGCACAGCAGTTTCAAGTGTTATCCACAAATGCGTGAAGTGCAGAAGATTGCGCAGCCCATGTCAGCAACAGAAAATGTCTGACTTGCCAGAAGACAGACTGGAACCAGTTCCCCCATTTACATACAGCGCTGTGGACTACTTTGGGCCATTCATGATCAAGGAAGGCCAAAGTGAACTGAAACGGTATGCAGTGCTATTCACATGCATGTCATGTAGAGCTATCCACATAGAGACAGCAAATTCTCTGACTACGGATTCCTTTATAAATGCGCTCCGCAACTTCTTGCAATCTGAGGCCCAATAA